The Medicago truncatula cultivar Jemalong A17 chromosome 4, MtrunA17r5.0-ANR, whole genome shotgun sequence genome includes a region encoding these proteins:
- the LOC11418315 gene encoding probable N-acetyltransferase HLS1 — MADTYSIESKVVIREFDEDRDVKVVGKLERNCTEINGTTKKGFSIFTNMMSNGDPLSRIRFYPLHVMLVAEMVESKELVGVVKGCIKSVQTPSGSLFKMGCILGLRVSPIHRRKGVGLKLVTSIEEWMLTNGADYAFLATEKNNNASKNLFTNKCNYFNFTSLIIFLHPPTSFPTNHISKKDVKIDKISIDQAISFYTRILKTKELYPLDMDIILKEKLSLGTWVSYYKDEGFKLNIEDIITHKSTTSSSWIIFSLWNTCEACDNNLQVKTKLFQPLRFLHATLNHAKDKICPCLRMFDSMCNNSTFGFLFLYGLHGEGENLGGLMESIWRFTSRLGEKLKECRVVITELGFGDPLVNHVPKIDSMSCIDDMWYTKRLGNHSDDENDELVEVMKRQLGNVFVDPRDF; from the exons ATGGCTGACACATACAGTATAGAGAGCAAGGTTGTTATAAGAGAGTTTGATGAAGATAGAGACGTTAAAGTGGTGGGGAAGCTTGAAAGGAACTGTACTGAGATTAATGGGACTACTAAAAAGGGTTTCTCTATTTTCACCAACATGATGAGTAATGGTGACCCTTTATCTAGGATTAGGTTCTATCCCCTTCATGTTATGTTG GTAGCTGAGATGGTTGAAAGCAAGGAGCTTGTTGGAGTTGTTAAAGGATGCATTAAAAGTGTGCAAACTCCTTCTGGATCACTCTTCAAGATGGGTTGTATACTAGGCCTTAGAGTCTCTCCTATACACAG GAGAAAGGGAGTTGGACTAAAACTTGTGACCTCAATTGAAGAGTGGATGCTAACAAATGGTGCTGATTATGCCTTCCTAGCCACAGAAAAGAATAACAATGCCTCTAAAAACCTATTCaccaacaaatgcaactatttCAATTTCACCTCACTCATCATATTTCTCCATCCACCAACTAGTTTCCCAACAAACCACATTTCTAAGAAGGATGTCAAAATTGACAAGATAAGTATAGACCAAGCAATTTCCTTCTACACAAGAATCTTGAAAACCAAAGAGTTGTATCCATTAGATatggacattattctcaaagaAAAACTCAGCCTAGGAACTTGGGTTAGTTATTACAAAGATGAAGGCTTCAAACTCAACATTGAAGACATTATTACCCATAAAAGTACAACAAGCTCATCATGGATCATTTTCAGTTTATGGAATACTTGTGAAGCTTGTGACAATAACCTTcaagttaaaacaaaattatttcaacCACTTAGGTTTCTTCATGCGACATTAAATCATGCAAAGGACAAAATATGTCCTTGTTTGAGAATGTTTGACTCAATGTGTAACAACAGTACATTtgggtttctttttctttatggacTTCATGGAGAGGGAGAGAATCTTGGTGGGCTAATGGAATCAATATGGAGGTTTACATCAAGATTAGGAGAAAAATTAAAGGAGTGTAGGGTTGTTATAACTGAGTTAGGGTTTGGTGATCCACTTGTAAACCATGTTCCTAAAATTGATTCTATGTCGTGTATTGATGATATGTGGTACACAAAAAGACTTGGAAATCACAGtgatgatgaaaatgatgaattggTGGAGGTGATGAAGAGACAACTCGGGAATGTGTTTGTTGATCCTAGGGATTTTTAG